A single window of Microbacterium oryzae DNA harbors:
- the pstB gene encoding phosphate ABC transporter ATP-binding protein PstB has product MSKSIEVNDLNVYYGDFLAVEGVSIDIQPRTVTAFIGPSGCGKSTFLRTLNRMHEVIPGASVKGQVLVDGQDLYGPGVDPVLVRRQVGMVFQRPNPFPTMSIRENVLAGVKLNNKRISKGDADALVEKSLTGANLWNEVKDRLDKPGSGLSGGQQQRLCIARAIAVSPDIILMDEPCSALDPISTFAIEELISELKNDYTVVIVTHNMQQASRVSDKTAFFNIAGTGKPGKLIEYDDTTRIFTTPSVQATEDYVSGRFG; this is encoded by the coding sequence GTGTCCAAGAGCATCGAAGTCAACGACCTCAACGTCTACTACGGCGACTTCCTCGCCGTCGAGGGCGTGTCCATCGACATCCAGCCCCGCACCGTCACCGCCTTCATCGGCCCGTCGGGCTGCGGCAAGTCCACGTTCCTGCGCACCCTGAACCGCATGCACGAGGTCATCCCGGGCGCCTCCGTGAAGGGCCAGGTGCTCGTCGACGGGCAGGACCTCTACGGCCCCGGCGTCGACCCGGTGCTCGTGCGCCGCCAGGTCGGCATGGTGTTCCAGCGGCCGAACCCGTTCCCCACGATGTCCATCCGCGAGAACGTGCTGGCGGGCGTGAAGCTCAACAACAAGCGCATCTCGAAGGGCGACGCCGACGCGCTCGTCGAGAAGTCGCTGACCGGCGCCAATCTCTGGAACGAGGTGAAGGACCGGCTCGACAAGCCCGGCTCCGGGCTCTCCGGCGGGCAGCAGCAGCGCCTCTGCATCGCGCGCGCGATCGCGGTGTCGCCCGACATCATCCTCATGGACGAGCCCTGCTCCGCCCTCGACCCGATCTCCACCTTCGCGATCGAGGAGCTCATCAGCGAGCTGAAGAACGACTACACCGTCGTCATCGTCACGCACAACATGCAGCAGGCATCGCGCGTGAGCGACAAGACGGCCTTCTTCAACATCGCCGGCACCGGCAAGCCCGGCAAGCTCATCGAGTACGACGACACCACGCGGATCTTCACGACGCCCTCCGTGCAGGCCACCGAGGACTACGTCTCCGGCCGCTTCGGCTGA
- a CDS encoding DNA-directed RNA polymerase subunit beta gives MSAEFSKPVRRPSEMFDRLFAGSDPAEISRAAHATAVALLSRVRDEADADVVQRLISFTARHGIDDIAELWSQSPARSLPGSLWRLYLVQLSIHDDPETSSLLYERGRIELPSADVVVAGAPTPAGPQELMVLIDTILHGAFTGDYAVALDRTASFCRVVASGATHLADDYEATEPHRSSTLTTRALRLSAFAADLTAAARLWRRDALE, from the coding sequence ATGAGTGCGGAGTTCAGCAAGCCGGTGCGCCGGCCCTCGGAGATGTTCGACCGGCTGTTCGCGGGCAGCGACCCGGCCGAGATCTCGCGCGCCGCGCACGCCACCGCGGTCGCGCTCCTGTCGCGCGTGCGCGACGAGGCCGACGCCGACGTCGTGCAGCGGCTCATCTCCTTCACCGCCCGCCACGGCATCGACGACATCGCCGAGCTGTGGTCGCAGTCGCCGGCGCGCTCGCTGCCCGGGTCGCTGTGGCGTCTCTACCTCGTGCAGCTGTCGATCCACGACGACCCCGAGACCTCGTCGCTCCTCTACGAGCGGGGCCGAATCGAGCTGCCCTCCGCGGACGTCGTCGTCGCCGGCGCCCCGACTCCCGCGGGCCCGCAGGAGCTCATGGTCCTCATCGACACCATCCTGCACGGCGCGTTCACGGGCGACTACGCCGTCGCGCTCGACCGCACGGCGTCGTTCTGCCGTGTCGTCGCATCGGGCGCCACGCACCTGGCCGACGACTACGAGGCGACCGAGCCGCACCGGTCGTCGACGCTGACGACGCGGGCGCTGCGCCTGTCGGCGTTCGCGGCCGATCTGACGGCGGCCGCTCGCCTCTGGCGGCGCGACGCGCTCGAGTGA
- a CDS encoding MarR family winged helix-turn-helix transcriptional regulator, which yields MTDPDALLKLDNQLCFAIVTAARNVVSIYRPVLEPLGLTHPQYLVMLALWEESPRTLGEIATALALEPATASPLVKRLERQGLVRRERSARDERRLEIGLTEDGAALRERALAVPEQIMARVGLDVAQLAALRDALRPFAGHLEA from the coding sequence GTGACCGATCCCGACGCCCTGCTGAAGCTGGACAACCAGCTCTGCTTCGCGATCGTGACCGCCGCCCGCAACGTCGTGTCGATCTACCGCCCCGTGCTGGAGCCGCTCGGACTCACTCATCCGCAGTACCTCGTCATGCTGGCGCTGTGGGAGGAGTCGCCGCGCACGCTCGGCGAGATCGCCACCGCCCTCGCGCTCGAGCCGGCCACGGCGTCGCCGCTCGTGAAGCGCCTGGAGCGACAGGGTCTGGTGCGTCGTGAGCGCAGCGCCCGCGATGAGCGGCGCCTGGAGATCGGCCTGACCGAGGACGGGGCCGCACTGCGAGAGCGGGCGCTGGCCGTGCCCGAGCAGATCATGGCGCGCGTGGGGCTGGACGTCGCGCAGCTGGCCGCGCTCCGCGACGCCCTCCGGCCGTTCGCGGGACATCTGGAGGCCTGA
- a CDS encoding isochorismatase family protein, translated as MTRALLIVDVQNDFTEGGALGVSGGHAVAEGITRHLAAHAADYTAIIASRDWHDATGDNGGHFARGVPDFVDTWPVHCVADTTGAEYDPGLDTAAITHHVKKGQGRAAYSMFEGTTDGGGTVMDLLADHGIESVDIVGIATDHCVRATALDALRYGQHVRVLSDLVAGVAPEPSEDSLAELVRAGAEVV; from the coding sequence ATGACCCGAGCGCTTCTCATCGTCGACGTGCAGAACGACTTCACCGAGGGCGGTGCCCTCGGAGTGTCCGGCGGTCACGCGGTGGCCGAGGGCATCACCCGTCACCTCGCCGCGCATGCGGCGGACTACACCGCGATCATCGCCTCGAGGGACTGGCACGACGCCACCGGCGACAACGGCGGCCACTTCGCCCGCGGTGTCCCGGACTTCGTCGACACCTGGCCTGTGCACTGCGTGGCCGATACCACGGGGGCCGAGTACGATCCCGGGCTCGACACCGCGGCGATCACGCACCACGTGAAGAAGGGGCAGGGGCGAGCGGCGTACTCCATGTTCGAGGGCACGACGGATGGCGGCGGCACCGTCATGGACCTGCTCGCCGACCACGGGATCGAGTCGGTCGACATCGTCGGGATCGCGACCGATCACTGCGTGCGCGCCACCGCCCTCGATGCGCTCCGGTACGGGCAGCACGTGCGCGTGCTCTCCGACCTGGTCGCGGGGGTCGCCCCCGAGCCGTCCGAGGACTCCCTCGCCGAACTCGTCCGCGCGGGCGCGGAGGTCGTCTGA
- a CDS encoding globin domain-containing protein, with amino-acid sequence MIVAKDFRAAKGIIMELSAESKAVVAATAGVVAEHAEEITRVFYPTMFADHPELLNVFNRANQAIGEQPKALAASVVAFAVQLIDPDAPDFTPVMQRIAHKHVSLGIRAADYLVVGRYLLGAVKTVLGDAITPDVAAAWDEVYWLFATTLIAEEARLYALGGTNPDEPWRKYRVVERFDESEEVVSLLLAPVEGIVPSHHTGQYVAIAVDLPDGTRQPRQYTISSGPRGDSLRVTIKRVRGLDGLPDGQVSTWLHENAHPGTVLDVSQPAGDVVLDESDAPLVLVSAGIGITPIAAILEDLSRRQPDRTVRLFHADRSHGTHALYEGLRRQVLAMSDARAQNWYEEGAEAAPTLHPARSGFMDLSDIEVPEESQVFMCGPLPFMQAMRRTLLRKGIPAESIHYEVFGPDLWAQNPAD; translated from the coding sequence ATGATCGTCGCGAAGGACTTCCGAGCCGCGAAGGGGATCATCATGGAGCTGTCCGCAGAGTCGAAGGCCGTCGTCGCCGCCACCGCCGGCGTCGTCGCCGAGCACGCCGAGGAGATCACCCGCGTCTTCTACCCGACGATGTTCGCCGACCACCCCGAGTTGCTGAACGTCTTCAACCGCGCGAACCAGGCGATCGGGGAGCAGCCGAAGGCGCTCGCCGCGTCGGTCGTCGCGTTCGCCGTGCAGCTCATCGACCCCGACGCCCCGGACTTCACTCCCGTGATGCAGCGGATCGCGCACAAGCACGTGTCCCTGGGCATCCGCGCCGCGGACTACCTCGTCGTGGGCCGCTACCTGCTGGGAGCGGTGAAGACGGTGCTCGGCGACGCGATCACGCCCGACGTCGCGGCCGCCTGGGACGAGGTGTACTGGCTCTTCGCCACGACGCTGATCGCCGAGGAGGCCCGCCTGTACGCGCTGGGTGGCACGAACCCCGACGAGCCGTGGCGGAAGTACCGGGTCGTCGAGCGGTTCGACGAGTCGGAGGAGGTCGTCTCGCTCCTCCTCGCGCCCGTCGAGGGCATCGTGCCCTCGCACCACACGGGTCAGTACGTCGCGATCGCCGTCGACCTGCCGGATGGCACGCGTCAGCCGCGGCAGTACACGATCTCCTCCGGCCCCCGCGGCGACTCGCTGCGCGTGACGATCAAGCGCGTGCGCGGCCTCGACGGGCTGCCCGACGGCCAGGTGTCGACGTGGCTGCATGAGAACGCGCACCCCGGCACCGTGCTGGATGTGTCGCAGCCAGCGGGCGACGTTGTGCTCGACGAGTCCGACGCTCCGCTCGTGCTCGTCTCGGCGGGCATCGGCATCACGCCCATCGCGGCCATCCTCGAGGACCTCTCGCGTCGCCAGCCGGACCGCACGGTGCGGCTCTTCCACGCGGACAGGTCGCACGGCACGCACGCGCTGTACGAGGGCCTGCGCCGTCAGGTGCTCGCGATGAGCGACGCCCGGGCGCAGAACTGGTACGAGGAGGGTGCGGAGGCCGCTCCGACGCTCCACCCCGCCCGCAGCGGCTTCATGGACCTGTCCGACATCGAGGTGCCCGAGGAGAGCCAGGTCTTCATGTGCGGACCGCTGCCGTTCATGCAGGCGATGCGTCGCACGCTGCTGCGGAAGGGCATCCCGGCCGAGAGCATCCACTACGAGGTGTTCGGCCCCGACCTCTGGGCGCAGAACCCCGCGGACTGA
- a CDS encoding DNA polymerase III subunit delta', protein MTSLAAPAPPWSDVWGQDQAVEILQTAASGTAALSHAWLITGPPGSGRSTLARAFAAALIASGPDDTATMRQVLAGTHPDLTALRTEGVIITIAQARSLVERSYFSPSTGRYRVIVVEDADRMSERTSNVLLKALEEPPPETIWVLCAPSDADLLPTIRSRVRLLRLREPEVADVAALIQARTGVDAATAEQAARHAQRHIGMAQRLATDPASRRRRDETLRAVLRVRGIGDVVEVAGEIVQAAGDDAKALTAERDEAERASLLRTVGVVEGARIPPAVRSQITALEDEQRKRATRSLRDGIDRVLTDLQSLYRDIVLLQLGREEGLINLELVDDLRALASAWKPQRTLVVLDHIAETRDALEQNVQPTLALESLLVTIVSGRKP, encoded by the coding sequence ATGACCTCGCTCGCCGCACCCGCCCCGCCCTGGAGCGACGTGTGGGGGCAGGACCAGGCGGTCGAGATCCTGCAGACGGCCGCGTCCGGCACGGCCGCGCTCTCGCACGCCTGGCTCATCACGGGTCCTCCCGGCTCCGGGCGCTCGACCCTCGCCCGCGCCTTCGCCGCGGCGCTCATCGCGTCGGGGCCTGACGACACCGCGACGATGCGGCAGGTGCTCGCCGGCACGCATCCCGATCTCACGGCGCTGCGCACCGAGGGCGTCATCATCACGATCGCGCAGGCGCGCTCGCTCGTCGAGCGGTCGTACTTCTCGCCGTCCACCGGCCGGTACCGCGTCATCGTCGTCGAGGACGCGGATCGGATGAGCGAGCGCACGTCGAACGTGCTCCTCAAGGCGCTCGAGGAGCCGCCGCCGGAGACGATCTGGGTGCTCTGCGCGCCCAGCGACGCCGACCTGCTCCCGACCATCCGCTCGCGCGTGCGGCTGCTGCGGCTGCGCGAGCCCGAGGTGGCCGACGTCGCCGCCCTCATTCAGGCGCGCACGGGCGTGGATGCCGCGACCGCCGAGCAGGCGGCGCGTCATGCCCAGCGCCACATCGGCATGGCGCAGCGGCTCGCGACGGATCCCGCGTCGCGTCGTCGGCGCGACGAGACGCTGCGCGCGGTCCTGCGCGTGCGCGGCATCGGCGACGTCGTCGAGGTGGCCGGGGAGATCGTGCAGGCAGCGGGCGACGACGCGAAGGCGCTGACGGCCGAGCGCGACGAGGCCGAGCGCGCCTCCCTCCTGCGGACCGTCGGCGTGGTCGAAGGAGCGCGCATCCCGCCGGCGGTGCGCTCGCAGATCACCGCCCTGGAGGACGAGCAGCGCAAGCGCGCCACGCGCAGCCTCCGCGACGGCATCGACCGCGTGCTCACCGACCTGCAGTCGCTGTATCGCGACATCGTGCTCCTGCAGCTCGGCCGCGAGGAGGGGCTCATCAACCTCGAGCTCGTCGACGACCTGCGCGCGCTCGCGAGCGCCTGGAAGCCGCAGCGCACGCTCGTCGTGCTCGACCACATCGCCGAGACGCGCGACGCGCTCGAGCAGAACGTGCAGCCCACGCTCGCGCTCGAGAGCCTCCTCGTCACGATCGTCAGCGGAAGGAAGCCATGA
- a CDS encoding helix-turn-helix transcriptional regulator — MVRRAHEYRGLTQMSRLRLLRAVQRQPGRLVQELAEDTGLHVNTVRDHLRVLEDEGLVVARTVRTGGRGRPPVVFHPVREADASPAVEERLEQARERGNLLRRLQPELDVTEDLGEDAVHQLDALYEHLEDAGLQPRIDEPSLTVGLVPCAYHAAVAENQSLVCSVHARLVQDVLTQVPGPVRLRRVDPFVTPHSCMIALSISGRSRETGGDPDAASSAE; from the coding sequence ATGGTCCGGCGTGCGCACGAGTACCGCGGTCTCACGCAGATGAGCCGACTGCGCCTCCTGCGCGCCGTGCAGCGGCAGCCGGGACGACTGGTGCAGGAGCTCGCCGAGGACACCGGCCTCCACGTCAACACCGTGCGCGACCATCTGCGCGTCCTCGAGGACGAGGGGCTCGTCGTCGCCCGCACCGTCCGCACCGGCGGAAGGGGCCGCCCGCCGGTGGTCTTCCACCCCGTCCGGGAGGCCGACGCGAGCCCGGCCGTCGAGGAGCGTCTCGAGCAGGCGCGCGAGCGCGGAAATCTGCTCCGTCGTCTCCAGCCGGAGCTCGACGTCACCGAGGACCTCGGCGAGGACGCAGTGCACCAGCTGGACGCGCTGTACGAGCACCTGGAGGATGCCGGCCTCCAGCCGCGCATCGATGAGCCGTCGCTCACGGTGGGCCTCGTGCCGTGCGCCTACCACGCCGCGGTCGCCGAGAACCAGTCGCTCGTGTGCTCGGTCCACGCCCGGCTCGTCCAGGACGTGCTGACGCAGGTGCCGGGGCCCGTGCGATTGCGGCGCGTCGACCCGTTCGTCACGCCCCACAGCTGCATGATCGCGCTCAGCATCTCCGGCAGGTCGCGCGAGACCGGCGGCGATCCGGACGCGGCGTCCTCCGCGGAATAA
- the tmk gene encoding dTMP kinase, which translates to MAPGLWVTFEGGDGVGKTTQAALLQQWLEQSGRAVVRTREPGGSEVGQLIRDIVLHHRGDIAPRAEALLYAADRAHHVQTVVRPALARGDVVIQDRYLDSSVAYQGAGRVLDAAEVRGLSLWAAEGALPDVTVLLDLEPRAARARLDAADKPFDRLEAEKEDFHRRVREAFLALAAAEPARFFVVDASRSAEDLAQAIRSRVAERL; encoded by the coding sequence GTGGCGCCGGGCCTCTGGGTCACCTTCGAGGGCGGCGACGGCGTCGGCAAGACGACGCAGGCGGCTCTGCTCCAGCAGTGGCTGGAGCAGAGCGGCCGCGCGGTCGTCCGCACCCGGGAGCCGGGCGGGAGCGAGGTGGGACAGCTCATCCGCGACATCGTCCTGCATCACCGCGGCGACATCGCCCCGCGGGCGGAGGCGCTCCTGTACGCCGCCGATCGCGCCCACCACGTGCAGACGGTCGTCCGGCCGGCGCTCGCACGCGGCGACGTCGTCATCCAGGACCGCTATCTGGACTCCTCGGTCGCCTACCAGGGCGCCGGCCGCGTGCTCGACGCGGCGGAGGTCCGAGGGCTGTCGCTCTGGGCCGCGGAGGGCGCGCTGCCCGACGTAACGGTGCTGCTCGACCTCGAACCCCGGGCCGCGCGCGCGCGACTGGACGCCGCGGACAAGCCGTTCGACCGCCTCGAGGCCGAGAAGGAGGACTTCCACCGACGGGTGCGGGAGGCCTTCCTGGCCCTGGCGGCGGCGGAGCCGGCGCGCTTCTTCGTCGTCGACGCGAGCCGGTCTGCCGAGGACCTCGCCCAGGCCATCCGCTCGCGCGTGGCCGAGCGGCTCTGA
- a CDS encoding alpha/beta hydrolase, whose product MTARHPRSTRLTRLPVAVAGLVTAALALSGCLFADPDTTTQAAPTAGAEPVVEGVPDELLPFYDQRLEWAACAEGFQCTTVTAPLDWDDPDAGEIDLAVIRQRALSGEAEGSLLTNPGGPGASGVSFVRDSIDFSIGDALQESYDVVGWDPRGVGESTAVRCFDAPEMDAYLYDIPAGGRDSAEWDADLEKRAEAFADACEENSGGILPFITTEQSAHDLDLLRAVLGESELDYLGFSYGTFLGATYAKDFPDRVGRLVLDGAIDPAASGEEVGVAQAIGFEAALKTYMGACVAGDTGAACPFAGTADDAMQDLGALLSAVDAAPLPAQDGRELGADSLMTAIIAALYNQGNWPYLTEALTGALEGDPTAAFFLADFYNGREGGEYSDNSTEAFNAYNCMDYPEDPEEAVEETERRIAEEAPTIAPYWSGASVCEHWPYPPTGTREEIAAPGAAPILVIGTTGDPATPYAWAEALAGQLESGVLLTHEGEGHTAYNGSSDCVNEAVESFLVAGTVPQDGLVCS is encoded by the coding sequence ATGACCGCTCGCCACCCCCGGAGCACGCGGTTGACACGGCTTCCGGTCGCCGTCGCCGGGCTCGTCACCGCCGCGCTCGCGCTGTCGGGCTGCCTGTTCGCGGATCCCGACACGACCACGCAGGCCGCGCCCACCGCCGGCGCGGAACCCGTCGTCGAGGGGGTGCCCGACGAGCTGCTGCCGTTCTACGACCAGCGCCTCGAGTGGGCGGCCTGCGCCGAGGGCTTCCAGTGCACGACCGTCACCGCGCCGCTCGACTGGGACGACCCGGACGCAGGCGAGATCGACCTCGCCGTCATCCGCCAGCGCGCGCTCTCGGGCGAGGCCGAGGGGTCGCTGCTGACCAACCCCGGCGGGCCGGGCGCCAGCGGGGTGTCGTTCGTCCGCGACAGCATCGACTTCTCCATCGGCGACGCGCTGCAGGAGAGCTACGACGTCGTGGGCTGGGACCCGCGCGGCGTGGGGGAGTCGACGGCGGTCCGCTGCTTCGACGCTCCCGAGATGGACGCCTACCTCTACGACATCCCGGCGGGCGGGCGCGACTCCGCCGAGTGGGATGCCGACCTCGAGAAGCGCGCGGAGGCATTCGCCGACGCGTGCGAGGAGAACAGCGGCGGCATCCTGCCCTTCATCACCACCGAGCAGTCCGCGCACGACCTCGACCTCCTCCGCGCCGTCCTCGGCGAGAGCGAGCTGGACTACCTGGGCTTCTCCTATGGCACGTTCCTCGGCGCGACCTACGCGAAGGACTTCCCCGATCGAGTCGGCCGCCTCGTGCTGGATGGCGCGATCGACCCCGCCGCGTCCGGCGAGGAGGTGGGTGTGGCCCAGGCGATCGGCTTCGAGGCGGCGCTGAAGACGTACATGGGCGCTTGCGTCGCGGGCGACACCGGAGCGGCGTGCCCGTTCGCGGGAACCGCGGACGACGCGATGCAGGACCTCGGGGCGCTGCTCTCCGCGGTCGACGCCGCTCCGCTTCCCGCGCAGGACGGCCGCGAGCTCGGCGCCGACAGCCTGATGACCGCCATCATCGCGGCCCTCTACAACCAGGGGAACTGGCCCTACCTCACCGAGGCGCTCACGGGAGCGCTCGAGGGAGACCCCACCGCCGCGTTCTTCCTCGCCGACTTCTACAACGGGCGGGAGGGCGGGGAGTACTCCGACAACTCCACCGAGGCGTTCAACGCCTACAACTGCATGGACTATCCCGAGGATCCCGAGGAGGCGGTCGAGGAGACCGAGCGCCGCATCGCTGAGGAGGCGCCCACCATCGCCCCCTACTGGTCCGGCGCCTCGGTGTGCGAGCACTGGCCGTATCCGCCGACCGGCACGCGAGAAGAGATCGCGGCTCCGGGTGCTGCGCCCATCCTCGTCATCGGCACCACCGGAGACCCTGCGACCCCCTACGCGTGGGCCGAGGCGCTCGCCGGCCAGCTCGAATCGGGAGTCCTGCTCACCCACGAGGGAGAGGGGCACACCGCCTACAACGGCTCCAGCGACTGCGTGAACGAGGCGGTCGAGAGCTTCCTCGTGGCAGGCACGGTGCCGCAGGACGGCCTCGTCTGCTCCTGA
- a CDS encoding GyrI-like domain-containing protein gives MAEKLDVRREFDGYRARQGIFRTVTVPEMAYLAVDGRGDPNTSPAFTAAVETLYPVAYALKFALRDETGLDIVVPPLEGLWHAEDPAVFTTARDKAAWEWTLLIHTPYPVDADAVERAIARAAAKRPPRIDALRWISLAEGRCVQTLHVGSFDDEGPVLERMHREAIREQGLRMTGVHHEIYLSDFRRVPAERRRTILRQPVTG, from the coding sequence ATGGCCGAGAAGCTCGACGTGCGTCGGGAGTTCGACGGGTACCGCGCTCGGCAGGGCATCTTCCGCACCGTGACAGTCCCCGAGATGGCGTACCTCGCCGTCGACGGCAGGGGCGATCCGAACACGTCGCCGGCGTTCACGGCGGCAGTCGAGACGCTGTACCCCGTCGCGTACGCGCTCAAGTTCGCCCTGCGCGACGAGACCGGCCTCGACATCGTCGTGCCGCCGCTCGAGGGGCTCTGGCACGCCGAGGATCCCGCGGTCTTCACCACGGCGCGGGACAAGGCGGCGTGGGAGTGGACGCTGCTCATCCACACGCCGTACCCCGTGGACGCGGATGCCGTCGAGCGCGCGATCGCGCGGGCCGCGGCGAAGCGCCCGCCCCGGATCGATGCCCTGCGGTGGATCTCGCTGGCGGAGGGCCGCTGCGTGCAGACGCTGCACGTGGGGTCGTTCGACGACGAGGGGCCGGTCCTCGAGCGGATGCACCGCGAGGCGATCCGCGAGCAGGGGCTGCGCATGACCGGGGTGCATCACGAGATCTACCTCAGCGACTTCCGCCGCGTCCCCGCGGAGCGCCGGCGGACCATCCTGCGTCAGCCGGTGACCGGATGA
- the pstA gene encoding phosphate ABC transporter permease PstA, translating into MAAIAASAQSMRLTSGRLPKWAPWALLLGSFAAAAVVFGVAAAGGDLADFNIAGTLIVGMILYIVLIAVVSSIAESSRKAMDRIMTALVSTAFVIALLPLVSLLWTVVVNGIQRFDAEFFTFSMRNIVGEGGGIVHAIWGTVLITLLAALIAVPVGLMTSIYLVEYGRGRVARAITFFVDVMTGIPSIVAGLFIYSVFALFVRPGISMGFMGALALAVLMIPVVVRGSEELLRIVPNELREAAYALGVPKWLTIVKVVLPTSIAGITTTVMLAIARVIGETAPLLLTAGYTLSLNTNLFDGQMMTLPVFAYNQYMNQGTNPDAAVARAWAAALTLIAIVMVLNLVARLIARLFAPKTAGR; encoded by the coding sequence ATGGCCGCCATCGCCGCCTCCGCGCAGAGCATGCGCCTGACGTCCGGCCGCCTGCCGAAGTGGGCGCCCTGGGCGCTCCTGCTGGGCTCCTTCGCCGCCGCCGCCGTGGTCTTCGGCGTCGCCGCCGCCGGAGGCGACCTCGCGGACTTCAACATCGCCGGCACGCTGATCGTCGGGATGATCCTCTACATCGTCCTCATCGCCGTCGTCTCATCGATCGCCGAGAGCAGCCGCAAGGCGATGGACCGCATCATGACCGCGCTCGTCTCGACCGCCTTCGTGATCGCCCTCCTCCCGCTCGTCTCGCTGCTGTGGACGGTCGTCGTCAACGGCATCCAGCGCTTCGACGCGGAGTTCTTCACGTTCTCGATGCGCAACATCGTCGGCGAGGGCGGCGGCATCGTCCACGCCATCTGGGGCACGGTCCTCATCACGCTGCTGGCCGCCCTCATCGCGGTGCCGGTGGGCCTCATGACGTCGATCTACCTCGTCGAGTACGGCCGCGGCCGCGTCGCGCGCGCGATCACCTTCTTCGTCGACGTGATGACGGGCATCCCCTCGATCGTCGCGGGCCTGTTCATCTACTCGGTCTTCGCCCTGTTCGTCCGCCCCGGCATCTCCATGGGCTTCATGGGCGCCCTGGCCCTCGCCGTGCTCATGATCCCCGTGGTCGTCCGCGGCAGCGAGGAGCTGCTGCGGATCGTGCCGAACGAGCTGCGCGAAGCCGCCTACGCGCTCGGCGTGCCGAAGTGGCTGACGATCGTGAAGGTGGTCCTGCCGACCTCGATCGCCGGCATCACGACGACGGTCATGCTCGCCATCGCACGCGTCATCGGCGAGACCGCGCCCCTGCTCCTCACCGCGGGCTACACCCTCAGCCTCAACACCAACCTGTTCGACGGGCAGATGATGACCCTGCCGGTGTTCGCGTACAACCAGTACATGAACCAGGGCACGAACCCCGATGCGGCCGTGGCGCGCGCATGGGCCGCCGCGCTCACCCTCATCGCCATCGTCATGGTGCTCAACCTCGTCGCCCGCCTCATCGCGCGGCTCTTCGCGCCGAAGACCGCCGGCCGCTGA
- a CDS encoding fructosamine kinase family protein: MTADRLFTKPRRAGDDPRGEAAGLRWLAAADGGARIAHVVDVDDDRLVLESIDEVAPSAAAARAFGAALARTHAAGADWWGCPPDGWPGSLTMGRSRTPLVLDRSAAPSTWGAFYAEHRVEVFARRLRADGVIDADDARVFDRLCERLRDGALDHPQPALVSAAGHPVARVHGDMWAGNVLYDAGPTGAALIDPLAHGGHAETDLATLAVFGFPHLAEVCAGYDEASPLASGWRERVELHQLGIVIMHAHLFRGGYTRSALRLAGRYL; this comes from the coding sequence GTGACCGCCGATCGCCTCTTCACCAAGCCGCGGCGCGCCGGCGACGATCCCCGGGGCGAGGCCGCGGGGCTGCGGTGGCTGGCGGCGGCCGACGGCGGCGCGCGCATCGCACACGTCGTGGACGTCGACGACGACCGGCTCGTGCTGGAATCGATCGACGAGGTCGCGCCGTCGGCCGCGGCGGCGCGCGCTTTCGGCGCGGCCCTCGCCCGCACGCATGCCGCCGGTGCCGACTGGTGGGGCTGTCCGCCCGACGGATGGCCAGGGTCGCTCACCATGGGACGCTCGCGGACGCCACTCGTCCTCGACCGCAGCGCCGCTCCCTCGACGTGGGGGGCGTTCTACGCCGAGCATCGCGTCGAGGTGTTCGCCCGCCGGCTGCGCGCGGACGGTGTCATCGACGCCGACGACGCGCGCGTCTTCGACCGGCTCTGCGAGCGCCTGCGAGACGGCGCCCTCGACCATCCGCAGCCGGCCCTCGTCTCGGCAGCCGGCCATCCGGTCGCACGGGTGCACGGCGACATGTGGGCGGGCAACGTGCTGTACGACGCGGGCCCGACCGGAGCCGCCCTCATCGACCCGCTCGCGCACGGCGGTCATGCCGAGACCGACCTCGCGACGCTCGCGGTGTTCGGGTTCCCGCACCTGGCGGAGGTCTGCGCCGGCTACGACGAGGCGTCTCCCCTCGCCTCCGGATGGCGCGAGCGCGTGGAGCTGCATCAGCTGGGGATCGTCATCATGCATGCTCACCTCTTCCGCGGCGGCTACACGCGCTCGGCGCTGCGGCTCGCCGGAAGGTACCTCTGA